In Janibacter alkaliphilus, the following proteins share a genomic window:
- a CDS encoding DUF4878 domain-containing protein gives MRRTTMTVVSLGAALALTACGGDGESEDTGSGSSSSSASSSAEASESSGSESPGSDSSGSESSGSGSSSSASPTGSGSSSSAAGGSGGEPEDEAGDTPEDVVEEYATALGEKDYATICETIDPATVDAMLQASGSDSCEDELEASGQQLESITPEQVDKLEIGEAEVAADGQTATLTTTFEDNTTEVRLSKSEGLWKITQM, from the coding sequence ATGCGACGCACGACCATGACCGTGGTGAGCCTGGGCGCCGCTCTGGCACTGACCGCCTGCGGCGGCGACGGCGAGAGCGAGGACACCGGCAGCGGTTCGTCCAGCAGCAGCGCGAGCAGCTCGGCCGAGGCCTCGGAGTCGTCCGGCTCCGAGTCGCCCGGCTCGGACTCGTCCGGTTCCGAGTCCTCCGGCTCGGGGTCCTCGAGCTCCGCCAGCCCCACCGGCTCGGGGTCGAGCTCCTCCGCCGCCGGCGGCAGCGGCGGCGAGCCCGAGGACGAGGCCGGGGACACCCCGGAGGACGTCGTCGAGGAGTACGCGACCGCGCTCGGCGAGAAGGACTACGCGACCATCTGCGAGACCATCGACCCGGCCACGGTGGACGCCATGCTGCAGGCCTCGGGCTCGGACAGCTGCGAGGACGAGCTGGAGGCCAGCGGCCAGCAGCTGGAGTCGATCACCCCGGAGCAGGTGGACAAGCTCGAGATCGGTGAGGCCGAGGTGGCCGCCGACGGGCAGACCGCCACCCTGACCACCACCTTCGAGGACAACACCACCGAGGTGCGGCTCAGCAAGAGCGAGGGGCTGTGGAAGATCACCCAGATGTGA
- a CDS encoding DUF4878 domain-containing protein encodes MRRTRLLGALAVVLALAGCGGGPSPEDTVEEFVQAAADGDYARVCELLDPEYLEAVEAEGSSCAEVMADTAEEGSGSLIADADQLEVGEATVSEDEQSAMVETSYDGNEGAITLVKVDDEWRVSLAS; translated from the coding sequence GTGCGCCGGACCCGGCTGCTGGGGGCGCTGGCCGTCGTGCTGGCGCTGGCCGGCTGCGGCGGCGGCCCGTCGCCCGAGGACACCGTCGAGGAGTTCGTCCAGGCCGCGGCCGACGGCGACTACGCCCGGGTGTGCGAGCTGCTCGACCCGGAGTACCTCGAGGCGGTCGAGGCCGAGGGCAGCAGCTGCGCCGAGGTCATGGCGGACACCGCCGAGGAGGGCTCGGGGTCGCTGATCGCCGACGCCGACCAGCTCGAGGTCGGCGAGGCGACGGTCAGCGAGGACGAGCAGAGCGCCATGGTCGAGACCAGCTACGACGGCAACGAGGGCGCGATCACCCTGGTCAAGGTCGACGACGAGTGGCGGGTGAGCCTGGCCTCCTGA
- a CDS encoding DUF7059 domain-containing protein, translated as MTTPTIDPRLLDRLRNDLTAAGFTLDGIGDLLGQVASAALHREQPLAARRVVRRERSPLATLVGLWCLGEPTAPADLAEALPTLGVDGAVSLGLVTSAGPSSGTTSRPGRETTPETTPALGTDQTLRAACDLRPYGDEDSSWWVASDLGEDAHIGPLPLDHVLGIGGASATLASWTPRARVARALDLGTGCGVQSLHLAAHAGTVVATDVSRRALDFAAFNAALAGQEWELRHGSMLDPVAGERFDLVVSNPPFVITPRRADVPRYEYRDGGRAGDALVAELVAGVGAHLAPGGVAQLLANWEDHEDAPWQERVRGWVDGTGLDAWVVQRDQQDPAEYAELWARDGGLRPGDPGYDDLVAAWLDDFAERRVSAVGFGVVTLRRPTSGRAPVVEIEEAPGAITGPMGPHVLARLAAQDWLAAHDDDAVLQQRWRCAADVTEERHGRPGEEPEVILLRQGGGLGRAVRLDTLDAALVSVCDGDLDARTALAAISGLLEIPQDEALAQGARLLRRLAIDGLVVREPTD; from the coding sequence GTGACCACCCCCACCATCGACCCGCGGCTGCTCGACCGGCTCCGCAACGACCTCACTGCGGCGGGCTTCACGCTGGACGGCATCGGCGACCTGCTCGGGCAGGTGGCCTCCGCCGCGCTGCACCGCGAGCAGCCGCTGGCCGCCCGCCGGGTGGTCCGCAGGGAGCGCTCGCCGCTGGCCACCCTGGTCGGGCTGTGGTGCCTCGGCGAGCCGACCGCCCCCGCTGACCTGGCCGAGGCGCTGCCCACCCTGGGGGTCGACGGCGCCGTCAGCCTCGGTCTGGTCACCAGCGCCGGCCCCAGCAGCGGCACCACCTCCCGACCCGGCCGCGAGACCACCCCCGAGACCACCCCCGCCCTCGGCACCGACCAGACGCTCCGCGCCGCCTGCGACCTGCGTCCCTACGGCGACGAGGACTCCTCCTGGTGGGTGGCCTCCGACCTCGGCGAGGACGCCCACATCGGCCCCCTTCCGCTGGACCACGTCCTGGGCATCGGCGGCGCCTCGGCCACGCTGGCCTCGTGGACCCCGCGAGCCCGGGTCGCCCGGGCGCTCGACCTCGGCACCGGGTGCGGGGTGCAGAGCCTGCACCTCGCCGCGCACGCCGGCACGGTGGTGGCCACCGACGTCTCCCGCCGGGCCCTCGACTTCGCCGCCTTCAACGCCGCCCTGGCCGGCCAGGAGTGGGAGCTGCGGCACGGCTCGATGCTCGACCCGGTCGCCGGCGAGCGCTTCGACCTCGTGGTGAGCAACCCGCCCTTCGTCATCACCCCGCGCCGTGCGGATGTCCCGCGCTACGAGTACCGGGACGGCGGCCGGGCCGGTGACGCCCTCGTCGCCGAGCTCGTCGCCGGCGTCGGCGCGCACCTCGCGCCGGGCGGGGTGGCCCAGCTCCTGGCGAACTGGGAGGACCACGAGGACGCGCCCTGGCAGGAGCGGGTGCGCGGCTGGGTGGACGGCACCGGCCTGGACGCCTGGGTGGTCCAGCGCGACCAGCAGGACCCCGCCGAGTACGCCGAGCTGTGGGCCCGCGACGGCGGGCTGCGACCGGGCGACCCGGGCTACGACGACCTCGTCGCCGCCTGGCTGGACGACTTCGCCGAGCGAAGGGTGAGTGCCGTCGGGTTCGGCGTGGTCACCCTCCGGCGCCCGACGAGCGGGCGGGCCCCGGTCGTGGAGATCGAGGAGGCTCCCGGCGCGATCACCGGACCGATGGGGCCGCACGTGCTCGCCCGCCTGGCGGCGCAGGACTGGCTGGCCGCTCACGACGACGACGCGGTCCTGCAGCAGCGCTGGCGGTGCGCCGCGGACGTCACCGAGGAGCGGCACGGGCGGCCCGGCGAGGAACCCGAGGTGATCCTGCTGCGCCAGGGTGGTGGCCTCGGGCGGGCGGTACGTCTGGACACCCTGGACGCGGCGCTGGTCTCGGTGTGCGACGGCGACCTGGACGCGCGCACCGCGCTGGCGGCGATCTCCGGGCTGCTCGAGATCCCCCAGGACGAGGCGCTCGCCCAGGGTGCCCGGCTGCTGCGGCGCCTGGCGATCGACGGCCTGGTCGTCCGTGAGCCGACGGACTGA